A single genomic interval of Pyruvatibacter sp. HU-CL02332 harbors:
- a CDS encoding TadE/TadG family type IV pilus assembly protein, whose translation MKPVRTITPVRLFLRRFNRENRGAAAVEFALLALPFFGMLFAMLEATAVFFASVSLETGAAEAARLVRTGQVQLQGMSKEQIRNRICDAMFMGCDARMQLDVRRFDSFTSVDFTDPLTADGDLRTDLLFQPGAPGDIVLVRVFYVWNIATPMIGDAMSNMAGGQRLIVSSAAFRNEPFNNATLGGGK comes from the coding sequence ATGAAACCTGTTCGCACCATAACGCCGGTTCGGCTTTTTCTGCGCCGGTTTAACCGTGAAAATCGCGGTGCTGCGGCGGTGGAATTTGCACTGCTGGCGCTACCGTTTTTCGGCATGCTGTTCGCGATGCTGGAAGCAACGGCTGTGTTCTTTGCATCCGTCAGTCTGGAAACGGGCGCGGCTGAGGCTGCACGGCTTGTGCGGACCGGTCAGGTACAGCTTCAGGGTATGTCCAAGGAGCAGATCCGCAACAGAATCTGCGACGCCATGTTCATGGGGTGCGACGCGCGCATGCAACTCGATGTGAGGCGCTTCGATAGTTTCACCAGTGTCGATTTCACAGACCCACTCACTGCTGACGGTGACCTGCGGACCGACCTGCTGTTCCAGCCCGGCGCGCCTGGCGACATTGTTCTGGTGCGCGTTTTTTATGTGTGGAACATCGCCACGCCCATGATTGGCGACGCCATGTCGAATATGGCCGGTGGCCAAAGACTGATCGTGTCCAGTGCTGCTTTCCGCAACGAGCCGTTCAACAACGCGACATTGGGCGGGGGCAAATAG
- the pheT gene encoding phenylalanine--tRNA ligase subunit beta, producing the protein MKFSLSWLKDHLETTATLDELSDALTMLGLEVEEIHDPAKALGAFTVAKIISTEQHPNADKLKLCKVATAKGEMQVVCGAPNAREGLTGIFAPEGAYVPGIDMTLKPTEIRGVQSNGMMCSERELELSEEHNGIIDLEGDFEVGMSAADALGVNDPVIEIAITPNRPDCTGVRGIARDLAAMGVGTLKAETIETVPGTFESNTKVDLKFDGDPACQLFLGRMIKGVKNGPSPDWLQKKLRAIGLRPINALVDITNYMSFDRARPLHVFDADKLSGTVHARMGRTGEEFLALDGKEYKADDSMCVIADDNGMLGLGGVMGGAASGCTEDTVNVFVECALFDPITIATAGRKTGITSDARFRFERGVDPEFAHDGMEMATRLILDMCGGEASTVESAGGIPEWRREIAFDTARVRKLTGLELDDARIFSILEALGFESDSTSSPAKVTPPSWRPDVHGSADLVEEAVRVHGINEVKPTPLPRLHAVAKPILTPMQGRVRLARRGLASRGLSEAVTWAFCSKQQAELFGGGQKALELANPISSELSDMRPSILATLAAAAQRNIDRGMRDVALFEVGAHYANETPEGQSTSAAGLRAGNTTREWQGASAPDVFTAKEDALAALAAAGGPAANAQVSTGASEWYHPGRSGLLTLGPKVVLAQFGELHPRVVEALGLSGRVAAFEVYLDAIPAPRKKATRSKPPLDAADLMPVRRDFAFVVTKDVAGNALLKAARAADKKLITDAQVFDIYEGKGIDADSKSVAIEVTLQPTGQTMTDKDIDAVSEKIVASVQKATGGTLRG; encoded by the coding sequence ATGAAATTCTCCCTCTCCTGGCTCAAGGACCATCTTGAGACAACAGCCACGCTTGATGAACTGTCCGACGCCCTGACTATGCTGGGTCTGGAAGTGGAAGAGATCCACGATCCGGCCAAGGCCCTTGGTGCGTTCACCGTTGCGAAGATCATCAGCACGGAACAGCACCCCAATGCGGATAAGCTGAAGCTCTGCAAGGTCGCCACGGCCAAAGGCGAGATGCAGGTTGTGTGTGGTGCGCCCAATGCGCGCGAAGGACTGACCGGCATCTTTGCGCCGGAAGGCGCTTACGTGCCCGGCATCGACATGACGTTGAAGCCGACGGAAATTCGCGGTGTGCAGTCCAACGGCATGATGTGCTCGGAACGTGAGCTTGAGCTGTCGGAAGAGCACAACGGCATCATCGATCTTGAAGGTGACTTCGAGGTCGGCATGTCTGCGGCGGACGCCCTTGGCGTCAATGATCCCGTCATCGAAATTGCCATTACGCCCAACCGGCCCGACTGTACTGGCGTGCGCGGCATTGCGCGTGATCTGGCCGCCATGGGCGTGGGTACCCTCAAGGCTGAAACCATAGAGACCGTTCCCGGCACATTTGAGAGCAACACCAAGGTCGATCTCAAGTTCGACGGCGACCCTGCCTGCCAGTTGTTCCTTGGACGGATGATCAAGGGCGTGAAGAACGGCCCATCGCCGGACTGGTTGCAGAAAAAGCTGCGTGCCATCGGCCTGCGGCCAATCAATGCGCTGGTGGACATCACCAACTACATGTCTTTCGACCGCGCACGTCCACTGCATGTGTTTGATGCAGACAAGCTTTCCGGCACCGTACATGCGCGCATGGGCCGGACAGGCGAAGAATTTCTGGCGCTCGACGGCAAGGAATACAAAGCCGACGACAGCATGTGCGTCATCGCTGACGACAACGGCATGCTCGGGCTTGGTGGTGTCATGGGTGGCGCGGCCTCCGGCTGCACAGAGGACACGGTCAATGTGTTCGTCGAGTGCGCCCTGTTCGACCCCATCACCATTGCGACTGCCGGCCGCAAGACAGGCATCACGTCAGATGCCCGCTTCCGCTTTGAGCGTGGTGTTGATCCGGAATTTGCTCACGACGGCATGGAAATGGCGACACGCCTGATCCTCGACATGTGTGGCGGCGAGGCCAGCACCGTTGAAAGCGCTGGTGGCATCCCGGAATGGCGCCGCGAGATTGCGTTCGATACGGCGCGGGTGCGCAAGCTCACCGGCCTTGAACTTGATGACGCGCGCATCTTCTCAATCCTTGAAGCTCTTGGGTTCGAGAGTGACAGCACATCGTCACCTGCCAAGGTCACGCCGCCGTCCTGGCGCCCTGACGTCCATGGCTCTGCTGACCTCGTTGAAGAAGCTGTGCGTGTGCACGGCATCAACGAAGTGAAGCCCACACCGCTGCCGCGTCTTCATGCGGTTGCAAAACCGATCCTGACGCCGATGCAGGGCCGTGTGCGCCTCGCCCGGCGTGGACTGGCCTCCCGTGGCCTGTCTGAGGCCGTGACGTGGGCCTTCTGCTCCAAACAGCAGGCGGAACTGTTCGGTGGCGGTCAAAAGGCGCTGGAGCTGGCAAATCCGATTTCATCAGAACTGTCCGACATGCGCCCGAGCATTCTGGCAACCCTTGCGGCTGCCGCTCAGCGCAACATTGACCGAGGCATGCGCGACGTTGCGCTGTTTGAGGTTGGTGCGCACTACGCAAATGAAACTCCAGAAGGCCAGAGCACATCTGCTGCTGGTCTTCGCGCGGGCAACACCACCCGTGAGTGGCAGGGTGCGTCCGCGCCGGATGTGTTCACCGCCAAGGAAGATGCGCTGGCGGCACTGGCTGCTGCTGGCGGGCCGGCTGCAAATGCTCAAGTCTCGACCGGTGCGTCCGAGTGGTATCATCCGGGCCGTTCCGGCTTGCTGACGCTTGGGCCCAAAGTTGTACTGGCACAATTTGGTGAGCTGCACCCGCGCGTTGTTGAGGCGCTTGGTCTGTCAGGCCGCGTTGCTGCGTTCGAGGTCTATCTCGATGCCATTCCGGCGCCGCGCAAGAAGGCCACACGCTCCAAGCCACCGCTGGATGCGGCTGATCTGATGCCGGTTCGCCGTGACTTTGCCTTCGTCGTCACCAAGGATGTAGCAGGCAACGCACTGCTGAAGGCGGCCAGGGCGGCTGACAAGAAGCTGATCACTGATGCGCAGGTCTTTGATATCTATGAGGGCAAAGGCATTGATGCGGACAGCAAATCTGTCGCTATTGAGGTCACACTCCAGCCCACGGGGCAGACAATGACCGACAAGGACATTGATGCTGTGTCTGAGAAAATCGTTGCATCCGTGCAGAAGGCGACCGGCGGCACACTGCGCGGCTGA
- a CDS encoding pilus assembly protein N-terminal domain-containing protein: protein MRETLIAPAKDALTAAKQAARAACIAAAIPAVLASIPVHSAQAGGMYEMVSHDFKVGIDQAKMLRIEGAAAIVAVGNPSIADAILQGPDMLLLIGRTYGATNVLVFDHDGNETASLIVNVVDAAPRLLTLHRGNAQASYNCAPHCQPVLRIGDDETVTERITTQSGNKMGLATEGAEATAQGSSEE, encoded by the coding sequence ATGCGCGAAACACTTATTGCCCCCGCCAAGGATGCATTGACTGCAGCTAAGCAGGCGGCACGGGCCGCGTGCATCGCTGCGGCGATCCCGGCTGTTCTGGCATCCATCCCCGTGCACTCGGCCCAGGCCGGCGGCATGTACGAGATGGTGTCCCACGACTTCAAGGTCGGCATTGATCAGGCAAAGATGCTGCGCATCGAAGGCGCCGCAGCCATTGTTGCTGTGGGTAACCCATCCATCGCCGACGCGATTCTGCAGGGTCCCGACATGCTGCTGTTGATCGGCCGCACATATGGAGCAACCAATGTTCTGGTGTTTGATCACGACGGCAATGAAACAGCCTCGCTGATTGTGAATGTGGTCGATGCCGCACCGCGCCTCCTGACGCTCCATCGGGGCAACGCGCAGGCAAGCTACAATTGCGCTCCCCACTGTCAGCCTGTGCTGCGTATCGGCGATGACGAGACCGTAACAGAGCGGATCACGACGCAGAGTGGCAACAAGATGGGCCTGGCGACAGAAGGCGCCGAGGCAACAGCGCAGGGGTCCAGCGAAGAGTAA
- a CDS encoding TadE/TadG family type IV pilus assembly protein: MRHTIFHFARACRVSLSTGIRDIATSLLVRKFATDFAADQRGNLAMIFALSLLPLTAAAGAAVDLNRAFIVQQRLERALDAAGLAVGASPAATTEQMLAVAQSFFDANYNDKEVGVPGKLLLTPGDSSVTLAATAELPTTIMSVVGFDKLTVGSEITVVRESKALEIAMVLDNTGSMAWNGKIGALRTASEDLVTILFGDQDTPELLRMSLVPFVTSVNIKADGFDMNWMDVDGNSKYHGENFDPNKGPTNHFELFNGIKNATWKGCVEMRPEPYDTLDTAPTKTNANTLFVPYFWPDEPDTEDNAHNDYADDRISGKKKKRQKNGAKYMGYNVSVDEIPSSTKGPNKSCARPLVPLTNSKATLVNEVRAMEPWYNSGTNIAEGLAWGWRVLSPGAPFTEGRSFTDPDVQKALILLTDGNNEIVSQSTFNKSDYTSFGYIGKQRLGTNDIGTARGKVDKKVEEMCTRIKDQGVRIYTITFQLNSPTLEDVFRECATEPELYFDSPSNEQLREAFQAIAYDLSNLRLAK, encoded by the coding sequence ATGCGTCACACCATTTTCCATTTTGCACGCGCTTGCCGGGTTTCCCTTTCCACGGGCATTCGCGACATCGCAACATCTCTTCTGGTGCGAAAGTTCGCAACGGACTTCGCAGCGGATCAGCGTGGCAACCTTGCGATGATCTTCGCCCTGTCGCTGCTCCCCCTGACGGCTGCTGCAGGCGCCGCTGTTGATTTGAACCGTGCCTTTATTGTGCAGCAGCGGCTGGAACGGGCACTTGATGCCGCAGGCCTTGCTGTTGGTGCCTCTCCAGCAGCGACGACTGAACAAATGCTTGCTGTGGCGCAGAGTTTTTTCGACGCAAACTACAATGACAAGGAAGTCGGTGTTCCTGGCAAACTGTTGCTGACACCAGGCGACAGCAGCGTGACATTGGCGGCAACAGCCGAACTCCCTACCACGATTATGAGTGTTGTCGGTTTCGACAAATTGACCGTTGGCAGTGAAATCACTGTGGTACGCGAGTCGAAGGCGCTGGAGATCGCCATGGTCCTCGATAATACCGGCTCCATGGCGTGGAACGGGAAAATCGGCGCTCTGCGGACAGCTTCAGAAGACCTCGTGACCATTTTGTTTGGTGATCAGGACACGCCTGAACTGCTGCGCATGTCACTCGTTCCGTTTGTCACGTCAGTGAACATCAAAGCCGATGGCTTCGACATGAACTGGATGGATGTGGATGGAAACTCCAAGTATCACGGCGAGAACTTTGATCCCAACAAGGGGCCAACCAACCACTTTGAGCTGTTTAACGGGATAAAGAACGCAACCTGGAAAGGTTGCGTGGAGATGCGCCCTGAACCTTATGACACGCTCGACACAGCACCGACAAAGACCAATGCCAACACGCTGTTTGTTCCCTACTTCTGGCCGGACGAACCCGATACAGAAGACAATGCGCACAACGACTATGCGGACGACCGCATTAGCGGGAAGAAGAAGAAGCGCCAAAAGAATGGCGCGAAATACATGGGCTACAATGTGTCGGTCGATGAAATCCCGTCCAGCACCAAAGGCCCCAACAAGAGTTGTGCTCGCCCGCTTGTCCCCTTGACGAACTCCAAAGCGACGTTGGTCAACGAAGTGCGTGCCATGGAACCCTGGTACAATTCGGGCACCAACATTGCTGAAGGTCTTGCATGGGGCTGGCGTGTTCTGTCGCCCGGTGCGCCCTTCACCGAAGGCCGCAGCTTCACAGATCCTGATGTGCAGAAGGCCTTGATCCTGCTGACAGATGGCAACAACGAGATTGTGAGCCAGAGCACGTTCAATAAATCCGACTACACAAGCTTTGGCTATATCGGCAAACAGCGCCTTGGCACCAATGACATTGGCACCGCGCGCGGCAAGGTAGACAAGAAGGTCGAGGAAATGTGCACCCGGATTAAGGATCAGGGCGTACGCATCTACACCATCACCTTCCAGCTCAACTCGCCAACGCTTGAAGACGTGTTCCGTGAGTGCGCGACAGAGCCAGAGCTCTATTTCGATAGCCCGAGCAACGAGCAGCTGCGCGAAGCGTTCCAGGCCATTGCCTATGACCTCAGCAATCTGCGGTTGGCCAAGTAG
- a CDS encoding ion transporter: MTAPNDETEPPYEQGAAEARSWFDRQLLLDSWDGRGLSPLNWVILVLIILSVVLFTVETMEGLSSNTAFLLDLVNDAILLIFAIEFCLRLWCAGQTRGVTGLRNRAHYAGRFWLSVDFLAFGPELIVLIATGFMGADLAWLRAFRLARLFKLAKYFEPARVVVRVLRSTWRQLMVAAVIASLVIYSAAVIMYLFERDTMPEAFGSIPKAMWWSVVTLSTVGYGDVVPATLGGRMAAGLLILGAIGLVSLPSGIIAGAFQDELRQQRERERLEEEEEAGPKPGM; the protein is encoded by the coding sequence ATGACCGCCCCGAATGACGAAACAGAGCCACCCTATGAGCAGGGCGCGGCAGAAGCCCGCAGCTGGTTTGATCGCCAGCTGCTGCTGGATTCATGGGACGGGCGCGGGCTGTCGCCTCTGAACTGGGTCATCCTTGTTCTGATTATTCTCAGCGTTGTGCTGTTTACGGTCGAGACCATGGAAGGTTTGTCGTCTAACACGGCCTTTCTGCTCGATCTGGTCAATGATGCCATTCTGCTGATCTTTGCCATCGAATTCTGTCTTCGATTGTGGTGTGCCGGGCAGACCCGCGGCGTCACGGGCCTGCGCAATCGCGCTCACTATGCGGGGCGGTTCTGGCTATCGGTTGATTTTCTGGCGTTTGGCCCTGAACTCATCGTGCTGATCGCGACTGGATTCATGGGCGCTGATCTGGCGTGGCTGCGGGCCTTCCGGCTGGCGCGGCTGTTCAAGCTGGCAAAGTATTTCGAGCCTGCGCGGGTGGTTGTTCGGGTTCTGCGGTCAACGTGGCGGCAGTTGATGGTGGCAGCGGTGATTGCCTCGCTGGTGATCTATTCCGCCGCCGTCATCATGTATCTGTTCGAGCGCGACACCATGCCAGAGGCGTTTGGCTCCATTCCGAAGGCCATGTGGTGGAGCGTGGTGACCCTCTCAACTGTAGGCTATGGCGATGTGGTGCCGGCCACCCTCGGGGGCCGTATGGCGGCAGGCCTGCTCATTCTGGGCGCCATCGGCCTTGTGAGCCTTCCCTCGGGCATTATTGCCGGTGCTTTTCAGGACGAATTGCGCCAGCAGCGCGAGCGCGAACGGCTTGAGGAGGAGGAAGAAGCAGGCCCCAAACCGGGCATGTGA
- the lepA gene encoding translation elongation factor 4 — MTDLSHIRNFSIVAHIDHGKSTLADRLIQFTGGLAAREMKQQVLDSMDIERERGITIKAQTVRLEYTAEDGQPYVLNLIDTPGHVDFAYEVNRSLAACEGSLLVVDASQGVEAQTLANVYQAIEVDHEIVPVLNKIDLPAAEPDRIKQQIEDVIGLDASEALEISAKTGLGIESVLEAIVQKLPPPKGDRSAPLKAMLVDSWYDAYLGVVVLVRIIDGELKKGQRIHMMATDATYGVDEVGVFRPKKEKVASLGPGEIGYLTASIKQVADTAVGDTITDEKRPTAEALTGFKPAQPVVFCGLFPVDAAQFEDLRESLGKLRLNDASFEYEMETSAALGFGFRCGFLGLLHLEIIRERIEREFNIDLITTAPSVVYHMHMTDGEVVELHNPADMPDPMKIETIEEPWIRATILVPDEYLGAVLKLCEDRRGVQQDLTYVGGRAMAVYRLPLNEVVFDFYDRLKSVTKGYASFDYNIEDYQPGNLVKMSVLVNAEPVDALAMIVHKERAEARGRGMCEKLKDLIPRHLFKIPVQAAIGGRVIARETIAAMRKDVTAKCYGGDATRKRKLLDKQKEGKKRMRQFGKVDIPQEAFISALKMDDN; from the coding sequence ATGACTGACCTTTCTCATATCCGCAACTTCTCCATCGTGGCGCATATTGACCACGGCAAATCCACGCTTGCCGACCGGCTGATCCAGTTCACCGGCGGGCTTGCCGCGCGTGAGATGAAGCAGCAGGTGCTCGACTCGATGGATATCGAGCGCGAGCGCGGGATCACCATCAAGGCGCAGACGGTCCGGCTGGAATACACCGCCGAAGACGGCCAGCCCTATGTGCTTAACCTGATCGACACACCAGGCCATGTGGATTTCGCATACGAAGTGAACCGCTCACTGGCGGCCTGCGAAGGGTCGCTGCTGGTGGTGGATGCCAGCCAGGGCGTGGAAGCACAGACCCTGGCCAATGTGTATCAGGCCATTGAGGTCGACCACGAGATCGTGCCGGTCCTCAACAAGATTGACCTGCCGGCCGCGGAGCCCGACCGCATCAAACAGCAGATTGAGGATGTGATCGGTCTGGACGCCTCGGAGGCACTTGAGATTTCGGCCAAAACCGGCCTTGGCATTGAGAGCGTGCTGGAAGCCATCGTTCAGAAGCTACCGCCGCCAAAGGGAGATCGCTCCGCGCCGCTCAAGGCGATGCTGGTGGATAGCTGGTACGATGCCTATCTGGGCGTCGTCGTTCTTGTGCGGATCATTGATGGCGAGCTCAAGAAGGGCCAGCGCATCCACATGATGGCAACCGATGCCACATACGGGGTGGATGAAGTCGGTGTGTTCCGCCCCAAGAAGGAAAAGGTCGCAAGCCTCGGCCCGGGTGAAATCGGATATCTGACGGCTTCAATCAAGCAGGTTGCCGACACGGCTGTGGGCGACACAATTACTGATGAGAAGCGCCCGACGGCGGAAGCCCTGACCGGCTTCAAACCGGCACAGCCAGTTGTTTTCTGCGGCCTCTTTCCGGTGGATGCGGCGCAGTTTGAAGATCTGCGCGAGTCTCTTGGCAAGTTGCGCCTCAATGACGCCAGCTTTGAGTATGAGATGGAAACGTCAGCGGCATTGGGCTTCGGCTTCCGCTGTGGATTCCTTGGCCTGCTTCATCTTGAGATCATCCGTGAACGGATTGAACGTGAGTTCAACATTGATCTCATTACCACCGCGCCAAGTGTGGTCTACCACATGCACATGACCGACGGCGAAGTTGTAGAGCTACACAATCCCGCCGACATGCCGGACCCGATGAAAATCGAGACCATCGAAGAGCCATGGATCCGGGCCACCATCCTGGTGCCGGATGAATATCTCGGTGCTGTCCTCAAGCTGTGTGAAGACCGACGTGGCGTACAGCAGGACCTGACCTATGTGGGTGGCCGCGCCATGGCCGTCTATCGCCTGCCGCTGAACGAAGTCGTTTTCGATTTTTATGATCGTCTGAAGTCCGTCACCAAGGGCTATGCCAGCTTCGACTACAACATCGAAGACTATCAGCCGGGCAATCTGGTGAAGATGTCCGTTCTCGTGAACGCGGAGCCTGTGGATGCGCTGGCAATGATCGTGCACAAGGAACGGGCTGAGGCACGTGGCCGTGGCATGTGCGAGAAGCTCAAGGACCTGATCCCGCGCCACCTGTTCAAGATACCGGTGCAGGCAGCCATTGGCGGCCGGGTGATTGCCCGCGAAACCATCGCTGCCATGCGCAAGGACGTGACGGCCAAATGCTACGGCGGTGACGCCACACGTAAGCGCAAGCTCCTCGACAAGCAGAAAGAGGGCAAGAAGCGCATGCGTCAGTTCGGCAAGGTGGATATTCCGCAGGAAGCCTTCATCTCAGCGCTGAAGATGGACGACAACTAG
- a CDS encoding Crp/Fnr family transcriptional regulator codes for MPTAHRRQMHTKAALLPEHTGSLSSVTCLGGLMREDRDNAAKASRFISYSAGDIVGGPGAGETSVAFVTHGAVRVSLPPDRHGDVAFFDVTDGGVFGHLEALTGETPKLSAVALSSTEVSFLPASAFCMLIEAHPVIALELMRAHARDTMTQAPRTPGEASGSSHMLYSELLRMAEADSKMDDGLLISRLPRHRELADWTGLSEAEVAASLASLVKSGCVERRYPGLCILDAEKLRTLASTAATSQK; via the coding sequence ATGCCAACTGCACATCGCCGCCAGATGCACACCAAGGCCGCCCTCTTACCTGAGCACACAGGGTCGCTGTCTTCTGTCACCTGCCTCGGCGGATTGATGCGTGAGGACAGGGATAATGCTGCCAAAGCAAGCCGTTTCATCTCCTATTCGGCAGGGGATATTGTTGGTGGCCCCGGTGCCGGTGAAACAAGCGTTGCTTTTGTGACTCACGGTGCGGTGCGGGTGTCTCTTCCGCCAGACCGCCACGGAGACGTCGCCTTTTTCGATGTGACTGATGGGGGCGTGTTTGGTCACCTTGAGGCGCTTACCGGAGAAACACCGAAGCTTTCTGCCGTAGCCCTCAGCAGCACGGAAGTATCGTTTCTGCCCGCTTCGGCCTTTTGCATGTTGATCGAGGCACATCCGGTGATCGCCCTGGAGCTGATGCGTGCCCATGCGCGCGATACCATGACGCAAGCCCCCCGCACGCCCGGAGAGGCCAGCGGCAGCAGCCATATGCTGTACTCAGAATTGCTGCGCATGGCGGAAGCCGATTCCAAGATGGACGACGGCCTGCTTATCTCCCGCTTGCCCCGCCACAGAGAACTTGCGGACTGGACGGGCCTGAGCGAGGCAGAAGTCGCTGCAAGTCTCGCCAGCCTGGTCAAATCCGGCTGTGTGGAACGGCGCTATCCAGGCCTTTGCATTCTTGATGCAGAAAAGCTGCGGACATTGGCCTCTACCGCAGCTACCTCCCAAAAATAG
- a CDS encoding TadE/TadG family type IV pilus assembly protein yields MSILKLARNLKNDTRGMSAVEFALLLPVMTVMYLGAVELSSGLIAHRKATAVASTAADLAAQAMALSNADMTDIFGASKAILEPFDSTGIKIVLTSASDQGTGSVRVDWSDGHNTAAHAKGSTIEVPNNLVFTNGSVIIAEVEYTYTSTMGKYLTGPRVMEDTFYARPRRTLVVARVP; encoded by the coding sequence ATGAGCATTTTGAAGCTCGCCCGAAACCTGAAGAACGACACCCGCGGCATGTCTGCTGTCGAGTTCGCACTTTTGCTGCCGGTTATGACCGTGATGTATCTGGGTGCCGTTGAGCTTTCATCCGGCCTCATTGCTCACAGGAAGGCAACAGCCGTCGCAAGCACGGCAGCAGATCTGGCCGCACAGGCCATGGCTTTGTCCAACGCTGACATGACCGACATCTTTGGCGCCTCAAAAGCTATTCTTGAACCGTTTGATTCAACCGGGATCAAGATTGTCCTGACCAGTGCCTCAGATCAGGGAACAGGATCAGTTCGCGTGGACTGGAGCGACGGCCACAACACCGCTGCTCACGCCAAGGGGTCTACGATCGAAGTGCCGAACAATCTCGTGTTCACCAATGGCAGCGTGATTATTGCCGAGGTTGAGTACACATACACCTCGACCATGGGGAAATACCTCACCGGTCCACGGGTGATGGAAGACACGTTCTATGCCCGTCCGCGCCGGACCCTTGTTGTGGCGCGTGTGCCCTAG
- a CDS encoding TauD/TfdA family dioxygenase, with protein sequence MQAEKSYRSFGEQALHYFIRDHNTVPTGSVSSPADWRGADMRTRSDEWLELLTADEVAEVKAAVDALIARDVQMDDVTRENFSLPTLASRIASWRQEIETGRGFVAVRGLPVLDWGDDFSAYAYWGIGHHLGVPGAQNPQDELLGHVTNYGEEGDNAIVRRYRTSGNIDFHCDAADAVGLMCLRAAKSGGQSRIVSSVAIFNALVAEHPDLVQRLFEPFQLDRRDEERAGEAKHVDIAPCQMGLDGVLRTFYHSEYFRSAARLPDVTIDDAAMRIMDFYDEKCLSPEFHLDMWLEPGDMQFISNHTTLHSRTAYEDWPEPDRRRHLLRLWLSFDGR encoded by the coding sequence ATGCAGGCAGAAAAATCGTACCGTTCATTTGGCGAACAGGCGCTCCACTACTTCATCCGTGATCACAACACTGTTCCGACTGGGTCTGTGTCATCCCCCGCAGACTGGCGCGGTGCTGACATGCGCACCCGGTCGGACGAATGGCTTGAGCTTCTGACCGCCGATGAGGTTGCCGAAGTGAAGGCGGCGGTGGACGCTCTGATTGCCCGCGATGTGCAAATGGACGACGTCACGCGCGAGAACTTCAGTTTGCCGACGCTCGCCTCGCGGATTGCATCCTGGCGCCAGGAGATTGAAACCGGCCGGGGGTTCGTTGCTGTGCGTGGATTGCCGGTCCTCGACTGGGGGGATGATTTTTCAGCGTATGCCTACTGGGGCATCGGCCATCATCTGGGTGTGCCCGGCGCGCAGAACCCTCAGGATGAACTGCTGGGCCATGTCACCAACTATGGTGAGGAAGGTGACAACGCCATCGTTCGCCGCTATCGCACATCCGGCAACATCGACTTCCACTGTGATGCGGCAGACGCGGTGGGCCTAATGTGCCTGCGTGCTGCCAAAAGCGGTGGCCAAAGTCGGATTGTCAGTTCGGTCGCCATTTTCAATGCACTGGTTGCTGAGCATCCCGACCTTGTCCAGCGCCTGTTTGAGCCATTTCAGCTCGACCGCCGCGACGAAGAGCGCGCAGGCGAGGCAAAACACGTCGACATTGCCCCCTGCCAGATGGGCCTGGATGGTGTGCTGCGCACTTTCTATCACTCAGAGTATTTCCGCTCAGCTGCGCGGCTGCCGGATGTCACCATCGACGATGCCGCAATGCGCATCATGGATTTTTATGATGAGAAGTGTCTCTCGCCGGAATTTCATCTGGATATGTGGCTGGAGCCCGGAGACATGCAGTTCATCTCCAACCACACCACTTTGCATTCGCGCACGGCCTATGAGGATTGGCCCGAGCCCGACCGTCGACGACACCTGCTTCGGCTATGGCTGTCCTTCGACGGGCGTTAA